The sequence below is a genomic window from Mytilus edulis chromosome 2, xbMytEdul2.2, whole genome shotgun sequence.
TTTCTTGAATTGAAGAATTCACTTGCTAGACACAAAAAAATCTGGTCTTGTACCTGTGCTTATATCAGCAAATGTctcactataaaaaaaatgcttacTTGAAGCAGACAAAATCgaataatacattttaaaatttaatagtaAAGAGATGAGTTGAGAAGCTGGGCAGTAAGGTATGAAATCAGAATGAAATTTACACAAAAATTTGTAAGAAACTAAATGATTAATGTGTTAAAGACTTATTTTCTCGTGTAACATAATCCAAGAATGAAGTGAAACTACACTGATCTTTCTCCATTCTAGAGGAATAGCTTATGCCAATTTCCAATCATTCAGAAATATTCTTGAGAgctaatggtcaaacagtatacatGAGGGAAATGCAATTTAATACAAAATCCTAATGATTAAtgtgtttacaattattttctCTTGCACCTTGATAATTAATACAAGAAAGATGTAAAACTACTCTATTATTTGAGGGCATTGACTTATCTCTATTTTTGAAAATAGGAATAATATATGCCAATTTCCAATCATTTGGAAATATTTTTGAGAGAGTGCTTTGTTTTAAAAACAGAATATATAAGGGAAGTTAAATTTCACTTTTTACCATTCTTAACATTTGATTTCTAATTTTGTCTGGTCGAACAGCTTTATTTAGAACTCAGGCAGAAATAATACCTTGAACTTCTTCAGGTGCAGTAATTTCTGAAAATATGTTATTCTCTTTATGCCCAAAACCTGGCAAGTtaaaatttcattcaaattttcataaattattgtacatgtattggtAAATTTTTGCCAACATTTCAATTCAAACCCAAACATTTGCTTGAAGGAAAAATTCTTCAGTGGACTATATGGATTTGCAAAATGCAAATGCTTAAACCTTTTCAATCATCTACAGTACATAAACAGAACCAAGTTCTAACAAGTTGTTCAGGTTGTATAagatgaataaaatataaaattagcTTAAAGATAATCCTAGTATCACATATCAATAGTTGTTATTCTTGATTCTGTTTGCATAATAATCAAGaataatttgttttctaaaaTCAAAGATTTATTATTGTTTAGTTTGGTCTGTTTGATGTTGAGATGAAAGgaaatatttgatgttttatgaAATAATAAATGCAATTAGAGTGTCAAGTGAATCACATAATATATGGTAAAACTTTATTCAACTTTATGTTTTGCAAAAAATCTAGCTACACTGCTGACTACTTGTCCATATTTCTCTGCTTTACATAAACATTTACTAATCCAATCTGGTAACTTTGATGATACATTTCCTCGGCTGTAACGTTTATCAAGCAACAAAATAACTGCGTAATCACCTTTGTGGCGTATAGATCTTCCAATAGATTGATTAACAGCTTTCATGCAGATATTCTCATAATGAACTTGACCTGGTTGTCTGCCTAGAGAATCACGTTCATAGTTTGCATTTAAATAGGACATTTTTTCCTGAAGTTCAGGAGATTTAATGTTTGGATAGGGAAGTCCAACCATGATGATCATTCGACCAAGATCGTCTGAAAAGTTAATACCCTCACTCATTTTCCCTCCAACAACACAGAACAGAATGGCGCCTGTCTGACTTCCAGCAGAAGACAAGACATTTTTCTGTACACATTTTGTATACTCATCCAAGACTTTATCTACAAACCCTGCTCGCTTGGGTTCTTGgaatattcttttcttttttccaaTCTGAATAAGAGTCCCCGATCTTTCCCAGTGAGTGTAGACAAGACGTTGATAATCATATGATGGAAAGAAGCAAACAATACCACCAGGTACAATCTGACAAGCATTTACCAAAGCATTACCAAGCTCTGTCAAAAGCTTGGGGTTTTCTCTTGATTGAAAGGTAAAGTCTAGTGGCATTCCTGATGGTCCAGCTTCTACAGAAAAAGCTTTCAAATTTTCTTCTGGAATCACATGACCACAGGAATATTCCATTATTCTGCAGGGAGTAACTCCAGCAGAATGAAAAAGTTGATGTTTAAATTCATCAATAGGTTGCATTGTACCACCTGCTACAATAACAGATTTTACATTCTTTACAATGTCAGTAAAATGCACAGCAGGATTTAACAGCAAGAATTTCATACTAGACTGACTGACTAATGGCTGCTTATTTACAACAATCCTTCCATCTTTGTCTGCATTAGTCAAAGCATCTAGGAACCCTTCGATGTGCATTAAGGGAGATCTCAGAACAGTTTCTTCTTGTTGTTTTGGTATATTCGAAGGAACATCAGTTGGTTTCTGTTCAACTTGAGTAATCTCCTTTAAAAAATTGCTGACTCCTgattttttctcttctttttttattggtATTTCAGTGTCTTGGTATTTTTCAGCAAAGCCATTCAACTTTTTAGAAATCATGCTAACCTTACAATAAACTAGGATTTTAAACAAGTTCATATTGTCAAGTTGACTGTGATCTAGGAATGTATTTActgttattaattttgttttaacagtttttgTAGTTTGTTGTTCACCAGGAATACCAGTTTTACCATCAATACATTTCACAAGACAGGACAGAATATATAATATCTGCTTTATATACAGTAAGTTCTTTGCTTTCAGTCTGGATCGATACCTGAAAAATAAAGTGAGCCAAATAATTAAATCACCCATTGAGTACTTTCAACATAGAAATAGAATTATTAAAGGTTTATTCTTCCAAATCAATCAGTGTAAATGTCTTAAAACATTGATAGCCACATcacataaaactagaggctctcaagagcctgtgtcgctcacctgagtCTACTTGGGTTTtggaaatcatataaaaaaaagataaaaatcataacagatacTTAAAGATTGATtgaggccaaatttggtttagtatttaataataaatcctggtggccatcttgaacagtaaatcagcaacaaagtagcaacacttcatcagcacctcataaggaacatttatgacATGTTTAGATTCATTCCAagcagtggttctctaaaagaagatatgtgtatgtatttcccatagggttctctaaaagaagatatttgtatgtatttcccatagggttctctaaaagaagatatttgtatgtatttcccatagggttctctaaaagaagatatttgtatgtatttcccatagagtcctatgttaaactaagtcccttgcttgtggccatcttgaatgatggatcagctacaaagttgcaacacttggtcaacacctcataagaaacattcatgctatgtttgggtTCATTCCATTCAgaggttctctaaaagaagacatttgtatttatttcccatagggtctCGTGTTAAACTAAGTTACTAAGTCCTGCTGGTGGCCATCCTTgttgatggatcggctacaaagtaacaagacttggtcagcacccatgccatgtttggttccattccatttgTTGGTTCTctagaagttcaaaatgtaaaaagttaacgacaacaacaccagacgccaagtgatgagaatagcTTACTTGgcctatgggccaggtgagctaaaaagatgcAAGTTAGCATTTAGAGGACAATGACATCTTTAAATTCTAGTCAATCTAAAAACAAATTGGATTTTGCACTTGCAAGGTATACTACCAGGTTGTTATTCATTTGGAAAGAAAGATTCATGTCATATGTAATAAACAGCACATTAAACTaagatttggaaattttcattattttacgtCAAGGAGTTATTTCCCCATTCAAACCCGACACTTAGTTGTTAAATATTGTTGGTAAACATGAAAAATGAAGAgtacaaataaatacatgaaaaatTGTTGATTAATGATAAAAATTATTTCTACTTCTCAGTAGATCAGCAAACTTGAGGATACTTGTTAAGATATGCATTGCAGTTAACCAAAAAGTGATTCCTCTTAAAATACCAATAACTGTATGGTATAATTTCAAGATTACATGCATGTATACCTATATCAGTTGACAGAACTTATAGTGTCCCTGAAGCTCAGCAATTGGCTGCATGTCCATTGAATTTGGTATGGAGAaaaagtacatttatatatttccaTTGCAGCTCCGTTGAACAGTTGATTGTAAGAattaattatttacaataaataagctgcaaaatgtttaataaaataacTCGAAAAACATATCCAATTGCTTTATGTGAAATATTCCACCATATTAATTTCTTCAGGAGATTTCCTACTCTGCAGGCTTGAGAAAATGACACCTAGGACATTTATATTAGATAAAAACCATACCTGTTTTCATACTGGGTAAGTTGAGAAAATGCTCTTAGTAATTGTGACCCTGTGACCTCTACACTGTGAATATTATTAATAGTTTCTAGAAGGTTGTGAGCTTCGTCTATAATGACAATGTTTCCGTCCAGTTTAATACCACATGCTTCCCTGGTAGATTTATGTAGTAAGGTATTATAAGGTAACACCACTAACTCTGCTAAAGGTATGGCATATCTTGTACTATAGTATGGACAGGCTTTTGCTTGCTttcctgaagaagaaaaaaatatatatatattgaccttttttcattcatattttaagttttattgGATTCATTTCATTCATTCTCTCATAGTTGTGCTGAGTGATAACTTTCAGTAAGAACTGCTTCTATTTACTACACAATGTTAAACCAAAATAAAGGTTTCCAAGGCACAATAACAAACTCCTTAGATAATTTGTAGGTTCAAAAATGTATACATGAAATATCATGATTCAAACTTAAAGTTCATGTCATGCATGTATATCTAGTTATTACTGGCAAACACTGTAAATTAACAAATTCaaattatgtacatgatgtatgaacATTGAGTTTAAATGTAATTTTGTTGTAATGTATCTCTGTTTAACATTCAAACAAAAATAGTTAGTCCAATTGGGGTCCATTATGTCATTCTTTTTATGCATTTTGATGCTTCAACCTATCTCAAGCTTTAATGagaaataccaaataaaacaatatagaGGTGCTTTCCCACATTACCTGCTGTAACTATTTGTTCCATATCCATGGCCTCCagtaaaagtttgtttttaaaatcagacATTGGTTCCTGCCTGTAGTATGGACATGATACTCCTCCCTTCTTCTTCTTTTTGGCAGCAGCTTCTCCTGATGGTTCTCGTGGTGTGGATTTATTTTTCTGTAGGTCTAAACACACTTCATTCATCATACTTAAAGCCTTCAATCGTGTTACAGCTGGGTTGATACATAAATTTTGTCTTGACCCAAGGGAAACAACTCTAATGTCATCCCCATATGGACTTTTTATTACCTCCCTTACAAACTGTGATAGCTGTGAATGAGTTCTGCTGCAGAAATATATTTTAGTTACATGCTCTTCAGGTTCATCAACACGCTTATCTTCCAAATCGTTTTCTCTGTCACTATCATAATCAACAATCAGCTCTTCATCATTACACCCCTCAGTTAATTTATCCGACTGGTTCTCGGTTTCATCAACTTCTTTTTGGTAGGCTATTTGTATATCTTTGGATGCAGTTTTTATCAAACTGTCAAATTCATCCTCTAAAAcagttctttttcttttaataaccTTTGCTTTTAAATCAGACTTCAGATCCTTAACTTTTAATTCATGTTTTCTTAAAACCTCTTGCTCTTCTATTACTTTTTTCAGGTcctcttctttttcttttttgtgtttaAATTCAGAAATCCAATCAAACTCATCCCCATCAGTTTTCTTGGctgttattttcatttctaattcCTCAAGTCTTTTTAATTCTGCTTTCTGTTTTTCTTGAAAATCTCTCAGCCATTTTAATGCACCACATATTATGCTGAGAGATTTGCCTGTTCCTGTAGGACTTTCAAAGATTCCAATTTTCCCCAATTCAATACATTCATAAAGTCTAGACATAAAATCTTCCTGGATATCATATGGTTCAAATGGAAAGGGAAATTTCGAAGGAACATTTACTTTGCCTTCAGAAGTTGATACTGCTGTTTGGCTTTTAGTTGACCCGCAAGTTGCAATAATAGAGAAATTGGATTGAACTTTTTTGTAGGAACTTTCACGTTGTCTCTCTGTAGAATTTGATATtttcaattcatctgaaaaaaagtAGAGAAATGAACTGTCAgaactgtatcatgtgtatatagtCATCTCACAAAAAACTATCttaaaatttcttaaaacatGCTTTAGATACACGTGTTTAAGGGCTGAAAAgtggttttaaattttgtttccaTTCATAGAAATAATTTCAAgtttacaaaaagatataaacaaaacaatctacacaaaacaggctattatttgaacttggaattatttttaattatggaatttgcttgatttcttgttattgaaaattttaataaattccatgtttattctgtactgaaatgttctgtgttgcgcacaacactttctattacaaagaaaatagtatattttcaatagaatgtactgtgccgcgcacaacactatctaaccaaaatacattgtacgGAAAGTGTTATTAATCGCTGAAaagattataataccaaataaacatggaatttattaaaaattttaaacacaagaaattatgaaaattccataattaaaaataattccaagttcaaataatagtctGTTACAAAGAAGACAGAATTATTGTAAATACAACAACATGGCTGACTTTTGGTACTGAACCTGTTAGAATTACCTTTGGCTAAACTTTAAGACATAAATTTATGTTTAATATCTAACCTGTgttgaaactagaggctctaaagagccggtgtcgctcaccttggtctatgtgcatattaaacaaaggacacaaatggattcatgacaaaattgtattttggtgatggtgatgtgtttgaagttcttactttactgaacgttcttgcttcttacaattatatctataatgaactttgcccattagtaacagagaaaaatatttggtaaaaatttacataaatttaccaaattaattaaggaatgactgtaatattttttctgtctatgaagaaataacataaaaaatttggtgcacactgaataacgcgtgtagcgggttatttaacagtgtgcaccacatttttttatgttatttcgaatagacagaaaaaatattacagtcatttcttataatttaattctaaattccattttaaaccgtagaaaaccatgaaaaaacgttgatgatgtcacggtcacatgactaaattatgtctatgggctcataacaaaataacttcAGCCAAtaagaagacgtgttacatccaaaattaaattattgaaaattgttaaaaattgactataaaaggcaataactccttaaggggtcaattgtccatttaggtcatgttgacttatttgtagatcttactttgctgaacattatcgctgtttacagtttatctctatctataataatattcaagataataaataaaaacagcaaaatttcctcaaaattaccgattcaggggcagcaacccaacaaccaattgactgattcatctgaaaatttcagggcagatagatcttgacctgataaacatttttatccgagtcagatttcctcaaaatgctttggtttttgagttataagccaaaaactgcattttacccctatgttctatttttagctgtggcggccatcttggttagttgaccaggtcacgccacacattttttaaactagataccccaaagatgattgtggccaagtttggattaatttggcccagtagtttcagaggagaagatttttgtaaaagattactttaatttacgaaaaatggttagaaattgactataaagggcaataactcctaaacgggtcaactgaccattttggtcatgttgacttatttgtagatcttactttgctgaacattattgctgtgtacagtttatctctatctataataatattcaagataataaccaaaaacagcaaaatttcctcaaaattaccaattcaggggcagcaacccaacaaccgattgaccgattcatctgaaaatttcagggcagatagatcttgacctgataaacatttttatccgtgtcagatttgctctaaatgctttggtttttgagttataagccaaaaactgcattttacccctatgttctatttttagctgtggcggccatcttggttggttgaccaggtcacgccacacattttttaaactaaataccccaatgatgattgtggccaagtttggtttgatttggcccagtagtttcagaggagaagatttttgtaaaagctaacgccggacgatgccggacgcaaagtgatgagaaaagctcacttggccctttgggccaggtgagctaaaaagagatATATCtcaactgttttattttgaaagtcAACAAGATATAAATGGTAAATGTATTTCAAAACAGACCTAAGCCcacaaatttaacattgaccaatgaacaatgaaaatgagggcAACGTAAGATTATACCTGACCGATAGGTATGTAgttgtacaccttacaatcattccatacaccaaatatagttgacctaatgcttataaatagtatttgaaaaacagacACAACACACATCTTTATATTGACAAACAAACCattaacatgaggtcaaggtcatattaaaCCTTTGAGACTGACATGTACCCTTTGCTATCCTTCCATACACCACAAATACATAACATAGCTGGCATACTACTTTAACTCTGAGAAACAGACCTTTTCAtgtaactttaaccttgatcaaTGATTAATGGGGGCAAGGTCAATGTGAACTCTGTCTAACGGTGTGTAGAGGTTGCAAGGAACATAAGTACCAAATATTGTTATCCTATTATTCATATTAATGAGTGaaaaaattcacatgaaaaaaaataaaattccagcATTTGCTTAACAATtaaaatgagatcaaggacaaTGGATTGATTATTGGTCATGTTGGTGTTTTAAGTCCACTTTTTAGCGCTATTTTGGGGCAATTTAGTGCTGGAGGTAGAGTgcccagagaaaaacatgaccttcgatagaaaaactgacaatactAGTCAATTAAATTTGGAGTTAAGTGAACCCCTCTGGAGCAGGGTTCAAACTCGAAACCTTAAgttagtgttgacaggctagtgatttCAGTAGTAGAACTATATAGGCCACTTGGTCACCGAGTCCCCTCAAGGACAATGTACATATGATAGAAGATAAAATAGTAACATAAGGTATCTCCATACAAGGTATATTCAAGCATCTAGATCTTCTACTTTCTgaaatataaatctttaaaaaaaacattgcatcAGGTGCTTGTTGTAGCTGTATATCATATATTGTCATTACCAAAAACTTTTAAAGCAAGgataaagacaaatgaaagataTCACTATTAAGTCAAACTAAAAACAACAATTATAAATAGATGTATTGTGACATTGCTGTATGAAATTTACTATGAATAGTTAATACAGGCAAGGTTCTATTAGAGAAGATAGCAA
It includes:
- the LOC139513588 gene encoding ATP-dependent DNA helicase DDX11-like, translating into MDDFDDDVNDLLLSVPLTETRTCTDELKISNSTERQRESSYKKVQSNFSIIATCGSTKSQTAVSTSEGKVNVPSKFPFPFEPYDIQEDFMSRLYECIELGKIGIFESPTGTGKSLSIICGALKWLRDFQEKQKAELKRLEELEMKITAKKTDGDEFDWISEFKHKKEKEEDLKKVIEEQEVLRKHELKVKDLKSDLKAKVIKRKRTVLEDEFDSLIKTASKDIQIAYQKEVDETENQSDKLTEGCNDEELIVDYDSDRENDLEDKRVDEPEEHVTKIYFCSRTHSQLSQFVREVIKSPYGDDIRVVSLGSRQNLCINPAVTRLKALSMMNEVCLDLQKNKSTPREPSGEAAAKKKKKGGVSCPYYRQEPMSDFKNKLLLEAMDMEQIVTAGKQAKACPYYSTRYAIPLAELVVLPYNTLLHKSTREACGIKLDGNIVIIDEAHNLLETINNIHSVEVTGSQLLRAFSQLTQYENRYRSRLKAKNLLYIKQILYILSCLVKCIDGKTGIPGEQQTTKTVKTKLITVNTFLDHSQLDNMNLFKILVYCKVSMISKKLNGFAEKYQDTEIPIKKEEKKSGVSNFLKEITQVEQKPTDVPSNIPKQQEETVLRSPLMHIEGFLDALTNADKDGRIVVNKQPLVSQSSMKFLLLNPAVHFTDIVKNVKSVIVAGGTMQPIDEFKHQLFHSAGVTPCRIMEYSCGHVIPEENLKAFSVEAGPSGMPLDFTFQSRENPKLLTELGNALVNACQIVPGGIVCFFPSYDYQRLVYTHWERSGTLIQIGKKKRIFQEPKRAGFVDKVLDEYTKCVQKNVLSSAGSQTGAILFCVVGGKMSEGINFSDDLGRMIIMVGLPYPNIKSPELQEKMSYLNANYERDSLGRQPGQVHYENICMKAVNQSIGRSIRHKGDYAVILLLDKRYSRGNVSSKLPDWISKCLCKAEKYGQVVSSVARFFAKHKVE